Below is a window of Janthinobacterium lividum DNA.
CCGTGTCGGCAGCAGGTAGTCGTATTTGCCGCGGCGTATCGCCATGGCCCGGTCCAGGCGCCGGTAATCGTCCAGGTCCAGCCCCAGGGTGGCCGAGTGGTGCCAGGCGATATGCTCGCACCAGCGCACGTAGACGGCGTTGTTGGTGTGCTGCAGGCCGTCGATGTCGGCCGCTTCGGGCGTGACGGGCAGGGTGTGGGCGTGCGGGTAATCCCAGTTCAAGAGCGATCCTTTCGATACGGTGGCGGCTGATTGTACGGTCTTGCGGTGCTTCCTGTCTGCGGCGCACGGATGGAAAAACACCGTTTTTCACATTGATGTATGATGCATCATAATTTTTCAAAGATCAAAAACACGCATGAACCATCAATTGGACAGTCTGGTGCATGTCAATCTGGGCAAGTCCGTGTACGCCATGCTGCGCGAAGCGCTGGCGGCCGGGCGCTTCCAGCCGAATGACCGGCTGCGCATCCGCGAGCTGGCGCTGCAGCTGGGCACCAGCGTCACGCCCGTGCGCGACGCCATGCTGCAGCTGGTGCAGGAAGAGGCGCTGGTGTTGCGTTCGCCGCGCGACTTCCGCGTGCCCGTGCTGAGCGTGGCGCGCTACCTGGAAATCCGCGCGCTGCGCCTGGAACTGGAAGGCCTGGGCGCGTTTGAAGCGGCGCAGCGCATCGACGACGCCACCCTGGCCGACCTGGAACGCCTGCTGCAGGCGAATGAAGAGGCCATCGCGCGGCACGACTTGCCTACGGCCCTGCAATGCAACCAGGCCTTTCATCTGGGCCTGGCGCAGGCGGCCAGCATGCCGACGTTAAAACGCTTCGTCGATCATCTGTGGATGCAGACGGCGCCCCTGATCGCCGCCGGCTATGCCAGCTTTTCGCCCGACATGCGGGTGGGTCACCACCACGCCATCATCAGCGCGCTGCGCCAGCGCGACAGCGCGGCCGCGCGGCGCGCCATCGAACAGGACATCCTCGACGGCGGTACGCAGATGCTGGCCTATGTCATGCGCCAGGAGCGCATCCACGCCGGCGCAACGGAACAAGGAAAAGAAAAGGACGAGGAAGAACATGACGAACATCAAGCACAAGATTGAACAGAAAACGGCCATCGTCACGGGCGCCAGCCGCGGCATCGGCCACGCCGTCGCGGAACGCTTCCGTAGCCTGGGCTGGCGCGTCATCACCGTCTCGCGCAGCCCGATTCCCGGCGGCTGCCCGCGCAGCCAGGAGCACAACACGCATGTGTGCATGGATTTGTCGGACCTGAGCCAGATCGGGCAGATGGTCGAGACGCTACGCCCCATGCTGGGCGACTCGAAACTGCACGCCTTGGTCAACAATGCGGGCGTGTCGCCGAAGGGGCCGGGCGGCTCGCGCGTCAATTCGCTCACTACCGACATGCAGACATGGCAGGAAATGTACAACACGAATTTCTTTGCGCCGCTGGCGCTCACGCGCGGCTTTGCGCAGGAATTGTCGAACGCGCATGGCGCCGTCGTGAACCTGTGCTCGATCGCCGGCTACCGCGTGCACCCGTTTGCCGGCTCGGCCTACGCCAGTTCGAAGGCGGCGCTGGCGTCGCTGACGCGTGAGATGGCCAACGACATGGCGCCGCTGAACGTGCGCGTCAACGCGATTGCACCGGGCGAGATCGACACGGCCATCCTGTCGCCCGGCACTTCGCACATCGTCGACACGCAAATCCCCCTGCGCCGCCTGGGCACGACGGCCGAAGTGGCCGACCTGGTGGAGTTCTTGTGCAGCGAGCGCGCCTCGTACATCACGGGTGCGGAAATTCCCATCGACGGCGGCCAGCGCATTTAAGGAAAATCATGACCCAACATATCGGCATCGTCGGCTGCTCGGCCGAAGGCGCGGCCCTGTGCTACCGCACGATTTGCGAAGAGGGCGCGCATGCGCTGGGAGCGTATGAGCACCCGGAAGTATCCATGCATACGCCGCCGCTGGCGCGCTATGTGGCATGCCTGAATGCGGGCGACCTGTCTGGTGTGGCCGAGCTGATGCTGGCGTCGGCGCGCAAGCTGGCCGCGGCCGGCGCCGAGTTCCTGATCTGCCCCGACAACACCATCCACCAGGCATTCGAGCTGATGGCGCCCCGTTCGCCGTTGCCATGGCTGCATATCGCGGACGTGGTGGCCGCCGAAGCGGCGGCGCGTGGTTATCAGCGCGTGGGCCTGACGGGCACGCGCTGGCTGGTCGACAGCGCCGTGTATCCGGACAGGCTGGCCGCGCGCCGCATCGCTTGCGTGCGGCCCGGCGAGGATGAACGCAGCGAGATCAACCGCATCATCATGGAAGAACTGGTGCCGGGCGTGGTCAACCCGGACAGCGTGGCCCGCTTCCAGGCCATCATCGCCGGCTTGCGCGAGCAGGGCTGCGACGCCGTCATCCTCGGCTGCACGGAAATCCCGCTGATCATCAGCGATGCCAATTCGCCGCTGCCGACGCTCGATTCCACGCGCTTGCTGGCGCGCGCCGCCTTGCGCAGGGCGCTGGCCGCCTGACTATTTATCCAGCTGCGCCTGCAGCGCGGCCACCACCAGCGCGTGGTCGTCGGCTTGCGCCAGGCCGGAAACGGTCACCGTGCCGACCAGTCCCACGCCGCGTATCAGCAGGGGGAAAGCGCCGCCGTGGCCCGCAAACTCGATGTCATCGAGGTATTTCACGTCTTCGAAGGTGCTGCCGCGGCTTTTATACGAGATGCCCATGTAGTAGGAGCTGCGGCAAAAGCGCTGCACCGTATTGTTCTTGCGGCGTATCCAGTCCGCCTGGTCCGCCGTGGCGCCCGTCATGGCGTGGTGGAACAGGATTTGACCGTTGCGCGTGATGTTGACGGTGACGGCCTTGCCCCGCTTGCGCACTTCTTCGACGATCCACAGGCCCACGGCCAGCGCGGCGTCGTTGTCGAAGCGTTCGAATTGCAGGGATTCTTCCTGTTGCGCCAGGGTTTGCAGCAAATCGGCGTAGTGATCCATCGTGGAGGCGGGTGGTAGTGGCTGGAAACGCTACTGTAGCGCACCATGGGCCAGTCGCGCGCGCTTTTTCCATGCCGGGCCTACAATAGGCGGCATGAACCTGTCCCTGTTTGCCGA
It encodes the following:
- a CDS encoding GntR family transcriptional regulator, which translates into the protein MNHQLDSLVHVNLGKSVYAMLREALAAGRFQPNDRLRIRELALQLGTSVTPVRDAMLQLVQEEALVLRSPRDFRVPVLSVARYLEIRALRLELEGLGAFEAAQRIDDATLADLERLLQANEEAIARHDLPTALQCNQAFHLGLAQAASMPTLKRFVDHLWMQTAPLIAAGYASFSPDMRVGHHHAIISALRQRDSAAARRAIEQDILDGGTQMLAYVMRQERIHAGATEQGKEKDEEEHDEHQAQD
- a CDS encoding SDR family oxidoreductase encodes the protein MTNIKHKIEQKTAIVTGASRGIGHAVAERFRSLGWRVITVSRSPIPGGCPRSQEHNTHVCMDLSDLSQIGQMVETLRPMLGDSKLHALVNNAGVSPKGPGGSRVNSLTTDMQTWQEMYNTNFFAPLALTRGFAQELSNAHGAVVNLCSIAGYRVHPFAGSAYASSKAALASLTREMANDMAPLNVRVNAIAPGEIDTAILSPGTSHIVDTQIPLRRLGTTAEVADLVEFLCSERASYITGAEIPIDGGQRI
- a CDS encoding amino acid racemase, producing the protein MTQHIGIVGCSAEGAALCYRTICEEGAHALGAYEHPEVSMHTPPLARYVACLNAGDLSGVAELMLASARKLAAAGAEFLICPDNTIHQAFELMAPRSPLPWLHIADVVAAEAAARGYQRVGLTGTRWLVDSAVYPDRLAARRIACVRPGEDERSEINRIIMEELVPGVVNPDSVARFQAIIAGLREQGCDAVILGCTEIPLIISDANSPLPTLDSTRLLARAALRRALAA
- a CDS encoding heme-degrading domain-containing protein; protein product: MDHYADLLQTLAQQEESLQFERFDNDAALAVGLWIVEEVRKRGKAVTVNITRNGQILFHHAMTGATADQADWIRRKNNTVQRFCRSSYYMGISYKSRGSTFEDVKYLDDIEFAGHGGAFPLLIRGVGLVGTVTVSGLAQADDHALVVAALQAQLDK